One region of Primulina tabacum isolate GXHZ01 chromosome 1, ASM2559414v2, whole genome shotgun sequence genomic DNA includes:
- the LOC142519092 gene encoding B3 domain-containing transcription factor ABI3-like — protein MIRNECVPTGERDDLHANAGNVEVKIEMMEVGDLDIANPSCGFEAMEEEHQQVVVMETVGEKDLWLDRDQDNFLDVNEDSVFYGDFPPLPDFPCMSSSSSSSSVSPAANPTAATSSSSRASSSPTAEEDTGQRNFQQIKGGDQVKAGRAALSSTASMEITPPSEYVGVGNVDCIDVMETFGYMDLLDNNDIWDPSSVFQSENPQEFTEDQAAAMVPLPQDQKMLIEEENDDGLSFIHGNSELAMLFFEWLKQNKDNISAEDMRNIKLKRSTIESASKRLGSTKEGKKQLLKLILEWVEQFQLQKNRTRESGHQSTFPSQETAQNLVFNPNSYSYPNMNYNPPYPHPTTCFPTNPWMPPQVAGAATMVAQSPAMEGYSGGDPYTNYNHAAPLNYQVANGIPYLASAEYSSMEQAQSWAPMAPFTMPPPSQFSPFPDNGNLFPQPYNLYGNPYLLFDKNGERLVKLGSLATKEARKKRMARQRSLYSYHNRRNSNPNQNHEQINDQHVVADDCENGSQERPAEDCMYWSSVASSANSSVVATVPPVDVSQQPNYPRHGASDRRQQQGWKTEKNLKFLLQKVLKQSDVGNLGRIVLPKKEAESHLPELDSRDGIPIAMEDIGTSRVWNMRYRFWPNNKSRMYLLENTGEFVRMNGLQEGDFIVIYSDMKCGKFMIRGVKVRQPGTKLEGKKLATRKNARGLPISRTSPNSLAPIKQSV, from the exons ATGATTAGAAATGAGTGTGTTCCTACTGGTGAACGAGATGATTTGCATGCAAATGCTGGAAATGTTGAGGTGAAAATAGAAATGATGGAGGTGGGTGATCTGGATATTGCAAACCCTAGCTGTGGTTTTGAAGCCATGGAAGAAGAACACCAGCAAGTAGTTGTGATGGAGACTGTTGGTGAAAAAGATTTATGGCTTGATAGAGATCAAGATAATTTTCTTGATGTGAATGAAGATTCCGTTTTCTATGGCGACTTCCCACCTCTACCTGATTTCCCTTGCATGTCGTCCTCCTCATCGTCGTCCTCTGTGTCGCCGGCCGCGAATCCCACCGCCGCCACTTCCTCCTCCTCCCGTGCATCCTCCTCTCCGACCGCCGAGGAAGATACGGGACAAAGGAATTTTCAGCAAATTAAAGGGGGTGATCAGGTGAAAGCCGGGCGTGCGGCTTTGTCTTCGACAGCCTCCATGGAGATCACGCCGCCGTCTGAATATGTTGGTGTAGGCAATGTTGACTGCATTGATGTGATGGAAACCTTTGGTTACATGGATTTATTAGACAATAATGATATTTGGGACCCATCTTCAGTTTTCCAAAGTGAGAACCCTCAAGAATTCACGGAAGATCAGGCGGCAGCCATGGTGCCGCTGCCGCAGGACCAAAAAATGCTGATTGAGGAAGAAAATGATGATGGATTAAGTTTTATACATGGGAACAGCGAGCTTGCTATGCTGTTTTTCGAGTGGTTGAAGCAAAACAAGGATAACATTTCTGCTGAAGATATGAGGAACATAAAGCTGAAGCGTTCCACCATTGAAAGCGCTTCTAAGCGTTTGGGCAGCACAAAAGAAGGGAAAAAGCAGCTTCTGAAACTGATACTCGAGTGGGTCGAGCAGTTCCAGCTTCAGAAAAATCGGACAAGGGAAAGTGGCCATCAATCTACATTTCCCTCCCAAGAAACTGCCCAGAACCTGGTATTTAATCCAAACTCGTACTCTTATCCAAATATGAACTACAATCCTCCGTACCCTCATCCTACAACCTGCTTTCCTACCAACCCCTGGATGCCGCCTCAAGTCGCCGGGGCTGCCACCATGGTGGCGCAATCGCCTGCTATGGAAGGGTATAGTGGCGGTGACCCTTATACGAACTATAATCATGCCGCTCCTTTAAATTATCAAGTAGCAAATGGCATTCCATATCTAGCTTCAGCTGAATACTCGTCCATGGAACAAGCTCAATCTTGGGCTCCAATGGCGCCATTCACCATGCCCCCACCGTCTCAGTTTAGTCCTTTCCCTGATAATGGTAACCTTTTTCCTCAGCCATATAATTTATATGGGAACCCGTATCTGCTCTTTGATAAAAACGGGGAGAGATTGGTGAAATTGGGATCATTGGCGACTAAAGAAGCCAGGAAAAAGAGGATGGCTCGCCAGAGATCCCTTTATTCATACCACAATCGGCGCAACAGTAACCCAAATCAGAATCATGAGCAAATAAATGATCAGCATGTTGTGGCTGATGACTGCGAAAATGGCAGTCAAGAAAGACCCGCCGAAGATTGTATGTACTGGTCGTCGGTTGCTTCTTCGGCTAATTCTTCGGTGGTGGCCACGGTTCCACCGGTTGATGTATCACAGCAACCAAACTATCCGCGACACGGTGCCTCTGATCGACGGCAGCAACAG GGATGGAAGACGGAGAAGAACTTGAAGTTTTTACTGCAGAAAGTGTTGAAGCAAAGTGATGTCGGTAATCTTGGAAGGATTGTATTGCCAAAA AAAGAAGCCGAAAGCCATCTTCCAGAACTAGATTCAAGAGACGGAATTCCCATTGCCATGGAAGATATTGGAACTTCTCGCGTTTGGAATATGCGATATag GTTTTGGCCAAATAACAAAAGCAGAATGTACCTTCTGGAGAACACGG GTGAATTTGTGAGGATGAATGGACTTCAAGAGGGAGATTTTATAGTGATTTACTCCGACATGAAATGTGGCAAATTT ATGATCCGAGGAGTAAAAGTGCGACAACCCGGGACGAAATTGGAGGGCAAGAAGCTGGCGACAAGGAAGAATGCTCGAGGCTTACCGATTTCCAGAACCAGCCCTAATTCACTAGCACCTATCAAGCAATCCGTTTGA